Part of the Halostella litorea genome is shown below.
TCGAGTTCGGCCGGGTCGGCGACGCGGCCGGTGACCGGGTAGACGAAGTGCACGGTCGCGGCCTCGCCGGCGGCGGCCCGCTCGGCGGCCTGCCGAACCGCGTACGCCACCGTGTTCCGGAGCGTGATCGACTTCCCGACCGGAACCAGTATCCGAGCGCTCGGCTCCTCGGTCATCCGTCCCCCGCGTCGACCGCCCGACTGGTCTGTCTCGGTTGCATGGTCGCTACTCGTTGTACCCTTACCGACCCGATGGAAAACTATTTTTATATCTGCCGCGCGGGCGTTGCCCGGCCGCGACCGCCGCGCCGCGGCCGCCGAGATCGGTAAGCCGGCCTTACCGGCCCGCTCGGCGGTACACGGCCGAGGACGGGCGTCGCCCGACGGCGTTCCGCCGGGCGCGAGCAACTGGTAAGTACCGGGCAGGCAGGTCGCAAGATCGCCTAAAGCCGTCGGGTGGTAACTCCGGCTTAGCGAACACATGGTCGCCGTAACGATCGCCGAACCACACGACGCAACGTTTGCGGAGGACTTCCGACTCGCCACGGCCGTCTCCGTCAGCTACGACCGCCCCCACCCCGACGCGCGGGCCGACCGCGGCTTCCGGGTCCGCGAGGGGGACTTCTGGTACTGGGACGACCACTCCGGCCGCGAGTTCGAGGGGTTCGAGGTGCTGGAGTTGACCCCCCGCGGCGTCGTCGTCCGCTGGGTCCCCCACTCCGCCGCCGAGCGGTTCGCCCAGGAGGACCGCCCGGCCCACCGCCGCGACTACGACCACCTCTCCTACGACTGGCTCGGCGCCCTCGTCGGCGACGGTCGCCTCCGCGTCTTCGGGCGCGACACCGGCTTCGAGGGGAACTCGCCGGTGCCACACTCGCGGTACGTCTAACGACCTTTTTTCGCCTCGGGTCGCGCGGAGCGCGACCGCTCGGCCAAAAAATGTCGATCAAAAAAGGCCGGACGCGGCCGCCGGCCGCGTCCGGTGAAACGCCGCCGGAGGCGGCGTATGCTCGCCCCCGCTCCGCCGCCGTTAGGTCAGTTCCGTCACCAGTTCGTCGGCGACGCGCGCGCCTAAGCTGGCCTTACTGCCCTCGAACGCCGACGCGTCGTCCGCGCGGACGACGAGCGCCCGCGTGTCGTCCGCGCCCATCACGCTCGCGTCGTTGGCGACGACGAACGACAGGTCGGCGCGGTCGAGCGTCTTTCGCGCGGCGTCGACCATCGCGTCGTCGTCGCCGCCCGTCTCGGCTTTGAACCCGACGATGGGGAGGTCGGGGTTCACGTCCCGGACCTCGTCGATGACCTTCGGCGTCGGCTCGAAGTCGAGCGAGAGCGTCCCGCCCGAGCGGATCTTCTCGTCGCGGGGCTCGACGGTGTAGTCGGCGACGGCCGCCGCGGAGACGAGGGCGTCGGCGTCCTCGGCGGCGGCGAGCGTCGCGTCGAGCAGGTCCGCGGTGCGCTCGACCTCGCGGACGTCGGCGTACGACAGGTCGCCCTCGACGCCCGCCGCCGCGGGGCCGTGCGGACCGACCGCCGCGTGGACGAGCGTCACGTCCGCGCCGCGGGCGTAGCAGGCGCGGGCGACCGCGCGCCCGGTCCGACCCGACGAGCGGTTCGTCAGCACGCGCACCGGGTCGATCGCCTCCGCGGTCGCGCCGGCCGTCACGACCACGCGCTCGCCGGCCAGCGCGTCGTCGCCGGCGGCCCGCGCGGCGGCGAGCGCGATGGCGTCCTCGGTCGCTATCTTCGCCTTCCCCTCCTCGATGCGCGGGTCCACGAAGTCGACGCCCCACGACTCGACGCGGTCGATGGCGTCCAGCACGCCGGGATGGTCGTACATCGGCTCGTGCATCGCCGGCGCGACGACGACCGGCACGTCCGCGCCAAGCGCCGTCGTCGCGCAGGTGGTGACCGGCGTGTCGTCTATCGCGGCGGCCATCTTGCCGACGGTGTTGGCCGTCGCCGGCGCGACGAGCAACACGTCGGCCCACCCCTCGCGGCCACAGAGCGCGACGTGTTCCACGTCGCCGGTGACCTCTGTGACGACGTCGTTCCCGGTGGCGAACTCGACGGCCCACGGGTGGACGATCCCGCGCGCGCTGTCGGTCATCACGGCGCGGACCGCGGCCCCGCGGCGGCGGAGCTCGTGGGCGAGTTCGACGGTCTTGACCGCCGCGATGGAGCCGGTGACCCCCAGCGCGACGTTGACTCCCGAGAGCATCGGCTCCCGGTTGGGCGCGCCGGGGGTTAAAACGTCAGGGCTCGGACCGGCTACTCGTCGTCGGCGACGCTCGGGTGCATCGTCGGCTCGTCGTCGAGCGGTTCGGCGAGGTACTCCCGGAGCAGTTCGCGGCTCTCGCGCTCCCGTTCGCGGCGTTCGGCGTCGTCTATCTCCTCGCAGGCCGGCGGCACGTCGCGGTCGCGGCCGGTGAAATAGCCCTCCGGGGCGACCCAGTCGTGGTAGAAGTTCGCCTCGGAGTCGTGGACCACCGCCAGGCCGACCTTCGCGCCGTGGCCGGCACAGACGACCGCCTGATGGGGCTCGTCCGCGAGGCGGCCGGCGGCGTACACGCCGTCGACGTCGGTTCGGCCGCCCTCCTCGACGTCGGCGTAGGCCTTGCTCCCCCGGTCGACCACGCCCACGTCGATGTCGCGCAGGTAGGAGGCGTCCGACCACGAGGCCGCCACCACGCGCTCGGCCGGGTACCGGTCGCCGCCGGCCGTCGCGACGGCGAAGCCCTCGCCGTCGTCCGCGGGGGAGAGGTCGGTCACGCGGCCGTCGGCGAACGCGACGCCCGCGCGCTCGGCCTGGTCGCGGGTCATCCGCAGCAGGAGGCGGGCGTCGACCCCCGCCGGGAAGCCGGGATAGTTCTCCAGGTGCGCGTTGCGTTCGAGGATCGACTCGCCCTCGGAGACGACAAGCGTGTCGAGGCCGGCGCGGGCGGTGAACAGGCCCGCCGACAGCCCGGCGACGCCGCCGCCGACGATCAGCACGTCTCGGTCCATACGTGGTCGTCCGCCCCCGGCGGCCAAGTAGGATGCGGATCCCGGCGGGTCCGTCGGGATCCGGGTGCTCACCCACGAACCGCGGGCCGAGCGACGTCGAACCGACGCAAACCCTTACGGCGCGAGCGTCGTAACGGAGCCCGTGGACACCGTCGAACTGAGCACGCTGATCCACCTCCCGCCCGAGGAGGTGTACGAGTTCCTCGTCGACTTCCCGCGGTACGCGAACTACTCCGAGCACC
Proteins encoded:
- a CDS encoding NAD(P)/FAD-dependent oxidoreductase gives rise to the protein MDRDVLIVGGGVAGLSAGLFTARAGLDTLVVSEGESILERNAHLENYPGFPAGVDARLLLRMTRDQAERAGVAFADGRVTDLSPADDGEGFAVATAGGDRYPAERVVAASWSDASYLRDIDVGVVDRGSKAYADVEEGGRTDVDGVYAAGRLADEPHQAVVCAGHGAKVGLAVVHDSEANFYHDWVAPEGYFTGRDRDVPPACEEIDDAERRERERESRELLREYLAEPLDDEPTMHPSVADDE
- the coaBC gene encoding bifunctional phosphopantothenoylcysteine decarboxylase/phosphopantothenate--cysteine ligase CoaBC, yielding MLSGVNVALGVTGSIAAVKTVELAHELRRRGAAVRAVMTDSARGIVHPWAVEFATGNDVVTEVTGDVEHVALCGREGWADVLLVAPATANTVGKMAAAIDDTPVTTCATTALGADVPVVVAPAMHEPMYDHPGVLDAIDRVESWGVDFVDPRIEEGKAKIATEDAIALAAARAAGDDALAGERVVVTAGATAEAIDPVRVLTNRSSGRTGRAVARACYARGADVTLVHAAVGPHGPAAAGVEGDLSYADVREVERTADLLDATLAAAEDADALVSAAAVADYTVEPRDEKIRSGGTLSLDFEPTPKVIDEVRDVNPDLPIVGFKAETGGDDDAMVDAARKTLDRADLSFVVANDASVMGADDTRALVVRADDASAFEGSKASLGARVADELVTELT